The Streptomyces sp. ALI-76-A nucleotide sequence CCCGGAACTGCTCGACCTCCCGACGGGGGCGCCACTGGGCGTGGGCGGCGTCGCGTTCTCCACGACCACGGTCGACCTGGAACCGGGCGACCGGCTCGTGTTGTACACGGACGGCCTCGTCGAGACACGGCAGCACCCGCTCGACGAGCGCCTGAACGCCCTGCTGGCACTGCTCGACGGCCCCGACCGCCCCCTGGAGGAGGTCTGCGACCTGCTCCTGCGCACCCTGCACCAGCCGGACAACTCCGACGACGTGGCGCTGCTGATCGCACGCGTGCGGACGACGGACCAGGCGCGGCGCTCTGACTGAGCCGGCCGAGGGCGGTCGGGCAGCGGCTGGGGCGGGCGATCGCGTGGCGAAGCCGAGTGGCGGCCGGACAGCGGCTGGGGTGCGCGATGGATGGGGCGGCTCTGCTCCGGACGGGTGAATCAGCTGGAGCCGGATGCCTGGGGCGCCCGGGGTTAGCGTCTCCACTCACAGGAACCAATTACCTGTTCCTTACCGGTCTCGTCCCACAATCACAGCAAGGCGTGGCAGCGCGGGTGGCGCGTCGCCGTGGCCGAGGGGAGCGAGCCGTGACGCACGATCCGGAGCAGGAACACACCGTCGGCGGGGAACAGTCCGGCCGGCCCGCGGGGACGGGCGCGGACCGGGAGGTGCTCGCGGGTCCCGGCGGAGCGGGACCCGAGCGCGCTCCGGGAGGCCTGCGCGGGAGGTGGGAGCGGCGGTCCGCCCATGCCCGTGCCGTCGCCGCGGCGACGACGGTCGCCGTACTGGCCCTGGGCGGCGCGGTCGGGTACGCCGCCACCTCGTCAGGCTCAGGAGGCTCGGGCGGCGAAGCGCTCGCGGCGGCCTCCGGTTCCGCGTCGCCGTCGGCATCGGCGTCGGCGTCGCCCGACAGGCCCGGCGACCGGCCCGGACGCGGCCCGTGGTTCGGACGCGGTGGTGACGGGGTGCACGGCGAGTCCACCGTCAAGGACCGCGACTCCGGCGAGTGGGTGGTCCGGGTCTGGCAGCGGGGCACGGTCGAGAAGGCGGACGGCGACCGGGTCACGGTGAAGAGCGAGGACGGGGCCACGTGGACCTGGACCGTCGGTGCGGACGTCCGGGTCCTCCCCGGGGACACCTCCGGCTCCGATGCCTTGCGGAAGGGGGACACGGCGTACCTGGTCGGCACCCGCTCCGACGACGGCACCAGGACCGCGCGGCACGTCCTGTCGGGGAACTGGGAGGAGAAGGCACTCGGCGACTGGCGTGACAGGATCCCCGGTCACCGCTTCCGGGACGGGAAGCCACCCAGCCCGTCGGTGAGCGGCGAGGCACGCTGACACCCGCCTCCTCGTACGGGGGTACGGGGCCGTCGGCCGCACGCACTGGTCCGGCGGGACGGCGGCGCCCGTCCCGCTCCCACCGCGCCCCGTGCCCGCCTCGGCTCCGGCCGCTCGGGGCAGGTGCCTGGACGACCGGGTCCCGCACCACGCGGACGACGCCCCCGGCCCGGAACGCCTCGGCCCGGCCCCGCCCGCGTGTCCGGCGCGGCCCGGCCCCAGCGACTCGGCCCGCCACCGAGGCACCCGGCGCCTGGTCCTGTCAGCGGTACTGGCGCTTCTTCCCGGTCACCACGTGGGCGTATCCCTCCTCCGACACGGCCAGCCGGGGTTTCAGACCGCCGCGGGTGACGGCCTCGACGGCTGCCGGGGCCTGGCGTTCGCTCGTCTCGACCAGCAGGCAGCCCCCTGGCGCGAGCCAGCCGGGAGCCTCGGCCGCCACCCGGCGGAGGACGTCCAGGCCGTCCGTGCCGCCGTCGAGGGCGATCAGCGGTTCGTGTTCGCGGGCCTCGGCGGGCAGCAGCGCGACCTCGCCGCTGGGGACGTAGGGCACGTTCGCCGCGAGGATGTCGACGCGGCCCCGCAGGCCCGTCGGCAGGGCCGCGAACAGGTCGCCCGTATGGACCTGGCCGCCCGCCGCGGCCACGTTACGGCGGGCACAGCGGACCGCGGCGGGGTCTATGTCGGCGGCGTGCAGTTCGACCGGCCCGAGCGCGGCGGCCAGGGCGGCGCCGACCGCGCCCGAGCCGCAGCACAGGTCCACGACGACGCCCGCGTCGGGGACGCGGGCGAGGGCTTGGTCGACGAGGAACTCGGTGCGGCGGCGGGGCACGAAGACGCCGGGTTCCACCGCGACGCGCAGACCGCGGAACACGGCCCAGCCGAGGACGAGTTCGAGGGGCCGGCCGGACACCCGGAGGTCCACCAGGCCGGCGAGCTCGGCGGGGGTGCGGGCGGCGGCGAGGATCAGCGCCGCTTCCTCCTCGGCGAAGACACAGCCGGCGGCCCGCAGCGCGGCCACGACGGAGGTCCGGGAGGAGGGTGAGGAAGAGGGTGGTGTGAGCGGAGGGAGTGGGGGCATGGAAGCCGAAAGCCTTTCGGGAGCCACAGGGCGCTCCCGCGGTCACCTACAGACGGTGATCCGCGCCGGTCCGAGGAGAGAGCACCCGACCTGACACAGCGGTAATGGGTCTCACCTCCTCGACACGTCCGGCTGGGACTGCCCTCAGCCGGACGGTCACATTACCCCAACGACCGCCCACGGACGGCCTTCGCCCGCCGGGCCAGGGCGTCCGCCGACCGCCTGGACGTGCGGTGTGCGGCTGCTCCGCGGGCGACCGCCGCCTTGTGAACCGCCCGGGGTCGTCGCCGGCATGGGTGTGGGGTCCGGCATCTCCATGGATGCCGGTGTCCGCCTGGTCGCCGGTGTCCCCGTGGACTCCGGTGTTTCGACGGTCGCCGGTGTCGCCGTGGACTCCGGTATGTCCTTGGTCCGCGGCACGTCCGTGCTCATCGGACGATCGCCGCGCAACGCACCGCCACCAGGATCTGCGCGGCGCCCGGGACGGGCCGGCCCACCCCGGCGACGGCCTCGGTCTCCGAGCCGGTCTGCGGACCGCCGTCCCGCGCGAACACGTACGCCTTGGGCACTGCTTCCACTCTCCTTCGCTGTCTTCCGCCGTTCTCGCCGCCCGCGGGGCACCGGTGGTCACCGACCACGGGAGGACCGGCCACCGGACACGGCACCGGTCGGCAAGGAGGCGCGGCGCCCGGCTGTTCCCGGTGGGCCGGACAGTTCATACGGTCTTCACGGGCGCCGGCCGGGCCGGGGACCCGGCACCGCTGACAGGCACGTACGGTTGACCGCGTAAGCAGTCACTCCCGTCGCCCCGCTGGAACCGCATGAACGTCACCCGAGGCTTCACCGGACGCGCCCGCGTCGACAATCCGAGGCTGCCGCCAGGACAGTACGACGCCGGCGAGGACTGGCCCGTCCTGTCCGCCGAGGTCACCCCCGACCTGGCGCCCACCGACTGGACCTTCCGCGTCGATGGGCTGGTGGAGCAGCCGCACACCTGGAACTGGGACGAGGCGCACGCGCTGCCGGCGTCCGCCTACGAGGGCGACATCCACTGCGTGACGAGCTGGTCGAAGTTCGGCGTGCGGTTCGGGGGCGTGTCCCTGGACGCGTTCCTGGCCGTGGTGCGGCCCCAGGGGTCCGCCACCCATGCCGTGGCCTACTCGCACACCGGGTACACCACGAACCTCCCGCTCGCCGATCTCACCGGCGGACGGGCCTGGATCGCCTGGGAGTACGACGGGAAACCGCTGCCGTCCGAGCACGGCGGGCCGGCCCGGCTGCTGGTGCCGCACCTCTACTTCTGGAAGAGCGCCAAGTGGATCGCTGGCCTGCGCCTCCTCGACCACGACGAGCCGGGCTTCTGGGAGCAGAACGGCTACCACGCCCGGGGCAACCCCTGGGAGGAGCAGCGGTACTCCGGTGACTGAGACGTCCGCTTCCCCCTCCTGCCCTCCCCCGATGCCTGCTCCTGGGGCCTTCACTCCCCCGACCAGGTTCGCCGTGCCGGGGCGGATCGCGGTGAGCGCCCAGGCCGCCGCGGTGTGGCAGACCGCCACGCTCACCGGGATCCGCCGCGAGACCCCCCGCGTCTCGACGTTCCGGTTCGCGGTGCCCGCCTGGGCGGGGCATCTGCCCGGCCAGCACCTGATGCTGCGGCTGTCCGCGGGAGACGGCTATGTGGC carries:
- a CDS encoding putative protein N(5)-glutamine methyltransferase, which translates into the protein MPPLPPLTPPSSSPSSRTSVVAALRAAGCVFAEEEAALILAAARTPAELAGLVDLRVSGRPLELVLGWAVFRGLRVAVEPGVFVPRRRTEFLVDQALARVPDAGVVVDLCCGSGAVGAALAAALGPVELHAADIDPAAVRCARRNVAAAGGQVHTGDLFAALPTGLRGRVDILAANVPYVPSGEVALLPAEAREHEPLIALDGGTDGLDVLRRVAAEAPGWLAPGGCLLVETSERQAPAAVEAVTRGGLKPRLAVSEEGYAHVVTGKKRQYR
- a CDS encoding sulfite oxidase-like oxidoreductase, with the translated sequence MNVTRGFTGRARVDNPRLPPGQYDAGEDWPVLSAEVTPDLAPTDWTFRVDGLVEQPHTWNWDEAHALPASAYEGDIHCVTSWSKFGVRFGGVSLDAFLAVVRPQGSATHAVAYSHTGYTTNLPLADLTGGRAWIAWEYDGKPLPSEHGGPARLLVPHLYFWKSAKWIAGLRLLDHDEPGFWEQNGYHARGNPWEEQRYSGD